The window CTCGCGGGCGCGATCACTGTCGGTGTAGGCGGCGTGGTTCTCGATCAGCCGTCGGAGCATGCGCTCGTCACGCTCCGAGAGCTCCCGCGAGAGCGTCACCATACCGGTGTTGGCTCGCTCCTCGAAGTCGCCGGGTTCATCGAGTACGTAGGCGACCCCGCCGCTCATCCCGGCGGCGAAGTTCTTGCCCGTCTCGCCGAGCACGGCGACGACGCCGCCGGTCATGTACTCACAGCCGTGGTCGCCGACGCCTTCGACGACCGCCTTCACGCCCGAATTTCGGACGCCGAAGCGCTCGCCGGCCTGGCCGTTGACGTACAGCTCGCCGTCGGTCGCGCCGTAGAGCGCGACGTTGCCGATCGCGATGTTCTCCTCGGCCGCGTACCCCGCGTTTTCGGGCGTCTCGACGACGATCTTCCCGCCCGAGAGACCCTTGCCGACGTAGTCGTTCGCGGTGCCCGTCAGATGCATCGAGATGCCGGGCGCGAGAAACGCCCCGAAGCTCTGGCCCGCGGTCCCCGAGAGGCCGACCGAGATCGTGTCGTCGGCCAGCCCCTCGCCGCCGTACTCGTTCGAAACGCGGTTCGAGAGCATCGCGCCGACCGCCCGGTCGACGTTCGAGATGGGGCTCTCGACCGCCACGGGTTCCTTCTCGGCGAGTGCGGGTTCTGCCTTCTCGATCAGCTCGCGGTCGAGCTGCTCGTCGATCTCGTGGGTCTGTTCCCTCGTTTTGGTGTGCTCGTCGCCCGCGAGCGGAGCGAGAACAGTTGAAAGGTCGAGCTTCTTGGCCTTGGGTTGGGTGACGTCCTCGCGCTGTTTGAGGTGTTCCGGCCGTCCGATCATCTCCTCGACGGTCTCGAAGCCCAGTTCGGCCATGATCTCCCGGAGCTCCTCGGCGATGAACGTCATGTAGTTGATGACGTGATCGGGTTCGCCGGGGAACCGTTCGCGCAGTTTCATCGCCTGGGTCGCGACGCCCACCGGACAGGTGTTGTTGTGACACTGCCGGGCCATCACGCAGCCCGAGGTGACCAGCGAGGCGGTCCCGAAGATGTACTCCTCGGCACCCAACAACGCGGCGACCGCGACGTCTCTCCCTGTTTTCATCCCGCCGTCCGCGGAGACGCGGATCCGCGAGCGGAGCCCCGTCGCATGCAGCATCTGGTTGGCTTCGGCGAGGCCCAGTTCCCACGGCAGGCCCGCGTGCTTGATCGATGTTCGCGGCGAGGCGCCCGTTCCGCCGGAGTGGCCCGAGATGTGGACCACGTCGGCGTTGGCTTTCGCGACGCCCGCGGCGATGGTGCCGATCCCGGCCTCGGAGACGAGTTTGACGTTGATGTCGGCGTCCTCGTTTGCGGCCTTGAGGTCGTGGATCAGCTGTTTGAGGTCCTCGATGGAGTAGATGTCGTGCAGCGGCGGCGGGCTGATCAGCCCGACGCCGGGGGTCGCATACCGGACGTCCGCGATCATATCGTTTACCTTCTCGCCGGGAAGGTGACCCCCCTCGCCGGGTTTGGACCCTTGGGCCATTTTGATCTGTAGTTCGTCGGCCGAACTGAGGTACTCGCTGGTGACGCCAAAACGCCCCGAGGCGACCTGCTTGACGTTACACGCCTTTTCCGTGCCGAAGCGCTCGGGCGGCTCGCCACCCTCACCGGTGTTCGACTTCCCGCCGATCCGGTTCATCGCGATCGAGTTGTTCTCGTGAGCCTCCGGCGAGAGGCTCCCGAGCGACATGGCCGCCGTCGAAAAGCGCGTGACGATCTCCTCGACCGGCTCGACCTCCTCGATGGGGATCGACTCGCGCCCCTCCCCATCGAACTCCATGAGTCCTCGAAGGGTCTGGAGCTCCTCATGCTGGTCGTTGATCAGCTCGGCGAACTCCCCGTAGCGCTCGTAGTCGCCCGCCCGGACCGCCTGCTGGAGTTTGCCGACCGTCTCGGGGTTCCACTGGTGGTGAATTCCTCCCGAGCGGTTCTCGAACTCGCCCTGGCGCTCGATGTCGGGATCGTCGCCGAAGCCGACCGCGTGACGGGCGAGGAGGTCGTCCTCGATCTCCTCGAGACCG is drawn from Halalkalicoccus subterraneus and contains these coding sequences:
- the gltB gene encoding glutamate synthase large subunit, which encodes VHERFSTNTLGAWHLAHPYRNIIHNGEINTIQGNINWMRARETDIAHEELDTEAIKPIIDDLEQSDTASVDNALELLLEGGRDLPHALRMLIPEAWRDEANDLPEDRKAWYDFHANLIEPWDGPALVAATDGERVGAVLDRNGFRPCRYDITTDNTLIMASEAGAVDRDPSEIEERGRLQPGQLFLADPEEGRVIPDEEVFDGLIDEKYEEWVAENQVNVNDLANDLTNQGSTDEQPRSDDLALSKLDGDLRGLQAAFGYTHDEFDNLLEPMAKKGKDPVGSMGDDTPLSVLSDFNRPLFSYFKQLFAQVTNPPLDYIREELVTSMESRLGFQRNLLSESPEHARQLVADSPILSDRQTAEIRALDREGLSSSVVDITYDPETDLESAVEGVRETAVEAIESGTEILVLSDRNTSADRVAIPSLLATGAVHHHLVRNGLRNHAGLVVESADPRTVHQVSTLVGYGAGAVNPYLAYRTISDLVAGPDGASEADAIAGYIGALEDGLLKVMSKMGISTVESYQGAQIFEGVGLDSDFVAEYFEGTEARTEGIGLEEIEDDLLARHAVGFGDDPDIERQGEFENRSGGIHHQWNPETVGKLQQAVRAGDYERYGEFAELINDQHEELQTLRGLMEFDGEGRESIPIEEVEPVEEIVTRFSTAAMSLGSLSPEAHENNSIAMNRIGGKSNTGEGGEPPERFGTEKACNVKQVASGRFGVTSEYLSSADELQIKMAQGSKPGEGGHLPGEKVNDMIADVRYATPGVGLISPPPLHDIYSIEDLKQLIHDLKAANEDADINVKLVSEAGIGTIAAGVAKANADVVHISGHSGGTGASPRTSIKHAGLPWELGLAEANQMLHATGLRSRIRVSADGGMKTGRDVAVAALLGAEEYIFGTASLVTSGCVMARQCHNNTCPVGVATQAMKLRERFPGEPDHVINYMTFIAEELREIMAELGFETVEEMIGRPEHLKQREDVTQPKAKKLDLSTVLAPLAGDEHTKTREQTHEIDEQLDRELIEKAEPALAEKEPVAVESPISNVDRAVGAMLSNRVSNEYGGEGLADDTISVGLSGTAGQSFGAFLAPGISMHLTGTANDYVGKGLSGGKIVVETPENAGYAAEENIAIGNVALYGATDGELYVNGQAGERFGVRNSGVKAVVEGVGDHGCEYMTGGVVAVLGETGKNFAAGMSGGVAYVLDEPGDFEERANTGMVTLSRELSERDERMLRRLIENHAAYTDSDRAREVLENWETYVEEFVKVMPDAYNEVLQQGADDVRDSPPARAESIDTVPTGGVSAD